Genomic DNA from Bifidobacterium sp. ESL0769:
GAAATATCGTTCGACGCCCCAGAAACATCCACCGGCAAAGTATGCGGTCTGAATCTCACTGGAAGTGTGCCCGTCTGCGTTTTGGTTCTCGGTTTGCTTCGCCGCACCATTGCTGTCAGCGTTGGTATTCAAGGCTCTGCTTGCCTTGCCTGAGAAATCATCCATGTTCGTCATGTCTCCTCCATATCCGTTTTCTGTTATATCTGATTATCCGTGTGTTGCTGACAGTGTCTCACAAACTGCGGCAAAAGGATACAGAACGTTCAGCGAAGGCTGAAAGCTTGCGTTTCTTGATGTCTTGCGACAACTTCCCTGTGTTGGCACCCATGTTGTCTTTCTGTGTCGGTTTTCGATTATTTTCCTATGCTGGTTTGTTATGTGGTTTTGCCGCATTCTGTCATCATTGTTTAAACGAAACGGCATTTCACCGGATTTTGGAATGGGGTAAGATAGAAGTTTGCGGTCTTTGATATCCGATGGTGACATTTGACGATCATATTTGATGATATCGAAGCTTGCGATAGTTTGGCATTGAATCGGCTGCGGTAGGCCGTGAAAAGGGGAACGCGATTTGGATTGGCATGCGTCGGTATACGGGTCGAGAACCGGAAGTTCAGGAGGATTCGGGCTTGGGTCAGGTTCCGACAACGATACGTTCGGCGGGATTGCTGATTCTGACGGCGGCGTGACCTTCGGCGCCAACGAGCCTGCCGTTCCTGAAAAGGTTCTGCGGCAGCGCGGCGGCAAGGCCTTCTACCGTGCTTATGAAGTCATTTCCAGCGGACGCATGCACAATCTGACCTGCACGCCCGGCGAGGATGGCACGCTGCTGGCCGCTTCGGTGGAACCTGCCGACGAATTTGCGGACGATTACGCGGTGAGCGCGCGCATCGACGAGAACCACGGCGAGATCATCGATTCGGACTGCACTTGCCCGGCGTTCGGCCGGTTTGGCGCAATCTGCAAGCATGTCATTGCGCTGATTATGCAATATAATGACACGCCGCAGAAGTTCGAGGAGCTTGGCAACGGTTTGGAGGTTTCCGGTTCGCGAAGTGGCGCAAGGCTCGGCGCTCGCCAGCGCAAGGTCGTCCGTCGCACGTCGCGGGTCTTGCGTTCCTTTATGCAGCAAGAGGATTCGGCACTCGAGGAACAAGCCAAAAATCGTCAGCTTGATCTGCTCAAGGAGGTCAGCAGCCGCGCTTCTGGGGACATCGGCAGCGGAGTGGCGCTGAGCCGCCACATGCCCATCGGTTCGGTCGTGCTGCGCCCGATGTTGGAAAATTCCGGCCGTGATTGGTACTTGCGCCTGCATATCGCTGTGCCGTCCAAGGGCATTTCCTACGTCGTCAAAGACGTGCGTGCGTTGGTGGAGGCGGTGCAACGCCGCGAATTCGTCACCTATGGCAAAAAGCTCGCGTTTGTGCATTCCCGCGATTCGTTCGATGAACGTTCACGGTCGATTCTGGCGATTCTCGGCCGTGCCATCGAGATTCGCAAAAGCGTTTCCGGCGATTACGAGTTCTACCAGAGCAAGGCGGAAGCCCAGGAAATGCGGCTTTCCGACGACGAAACGGCGGAATTATTGGACTTGTTCGTCGATGCCGATGTGACGCTGGATTACGTGCCGCTTCACGGCAATTTCGCCTCGGCCATCCCGGTTCGCGTGGTCGACGGTGATCCTGATTTGGGTCTCGAAGTCGTTCGCGCGGATAACGAGGATGGCGGGGAAGGTGACACTGCGTTATCACAGCGCAAATCTATGCGACAAAATAATATAGAAACGTCGCAAAAATCCGGCTATGTCATCCGTCATTCTTTGAATATCCAAAAATTCATTATCGGACGAGGCTCATCGTTTGTGGTCGTCGGATCGCCTGACTCGAACCACGCGTTCAGTTTGGATACCCCCGAAATCCACCGCTGCTCCAGCGCAATGACGACGAATCGTAACCTGCTTGGGGTTCTTTGCACCGGAGATGAACGCGGAGATCTGTACCTGAGCAGTGACGATATTGAGGAGTTTTCGCGTACCGTTCTGCCTGCGCTTGACCCGGTTCCTGCGGATAGTGGCGATGGGATTGGCGAGGCCAGCAGCGCTGATAATTCTGAAGATGCCAACAATGCTGGTGACGTCGGTGACAATAACCAATCCGTTAATAATTCCGTATCCGGCGACATTAATTCAGATGCTCTGTCACAAAGCGATACCGGTACGACAGCTTCAGACGGATTATCACAAAATAGAACAGAACATACCTCAGATACGAATTCCAAGGTAACCGATGACTTCACGCCGGCTACATCGCGCGGCACGTCTCATCATGGTATCGCCGTCAAACTGCCGCCTGAACTGATTAAGATGCGCCGCGTGCCTTGCCATATCGAAATGTATCTTGACCGCGACAGGAACGGCATCACCTGCGATGTGCAGGCGCGTTACGGCGACGAACGCTTCCATGTCTTCTCCGGTATCGGCCCGAACGAGCCGGTTGCGCGAGACCGTGAAACCGAGCGCTTGGCCGTCGAGGCCGTGCGCCAGTACTTCCCGATGCCGGACGGCCCGATAGCGCGCATTGCCGAGGACAACGACAAGGCGATTTACAAGCTGCTGAACGAGGGGCTTCCCGTTTTGCGAGGGCTTGGAGAGGTGTTCTCCACGCCGAGTTTCGACGGGCTCACTTCTTCGCCGCATCCCGTTTTCAAGATCGGTCTCTCGATCAAGTCCGGTTTGGTTGAAATCTCGCCGATCGCCGACGAAATCGACCCATCTGAAGTGCCAGCGCTGCTCAACAGCTATCGCAAACGCCGCAAGTTCCATCGCCTGCGCAACGGTGCCTTCGTCAATATGGCCGACGTCGACACCAGCAAGCTTGACGAAGTCAGCAGCGACTTGGGCTTGAAGCCGGTCGACCTCGATTCCGGCGCCGTTTCCGTGCCCGCTTACGAGGCCTATTACCTTGATAACGAGGCGGAGGACGAAGATAAAAGCGACGAATTCCGTAGTTATTTGAACGATTTGCGCGTCATCGACCCGAAGACCTACAAGGTACCGCAGTCGCTCGCGCATGTGCTGCGTCCGTATCAGGTTGAGGGTTTCCGTTGGCTCAACGCCGTCGCTGACAAAGGCTTCGGTGGCATCCTGGCCGACGAGATGGGCTTGGGCAAGACCGTGCAGATGCTTTCGTATCTGGTGTCGCGTCGTGACGAACAGCGCCAGATTGGCCCGAACCTCATCGTCTGTCCGGCATCGCTGGTCTACAACTGGGCCGCGGAATGCGCCAAGTTCGCCCCCGAACTCAACGTGCAGGTGCTCGCCGGTTCCAAGGCTGCCCGTCGCGCGACGCTCAAGAATACGAAGGCTTGGTATGAGGGCAGAAAAGTTGACGATATCTCTGTGGTTTCTGATAGTAAGCAGAATAAAAACGACGGCTGGCAAGGCGCCGATAGCCCGCAACCAATCGATGACGGCGAAACCGATGCGACCCAATGGACTGCGCCCGACGTTCTGATTACTTCATACGATTTGCTGCGCCGCGATATCGACGATTACGACGGCCTCGAATGTTATTGTATGACACTTGACGAGGCGCAATATATCAAGAACCATGCCACCAAGTCCGCCCACGCCGTGCGAACCGTGACCGCACGACACCGTTTCGCCCTGACCGGCACGCCGATTGAGAATCGGCTTTCAGAATTGTGGAGCATCTTCGATTTCCTCATGCCTGGCATGCTGGGGGCTTACAAGCACTTCCGTGACCGCTTCGAAATGCCGATACTTTCCGGCGACGAGAACGCGCAGGCCAAGCTGCAGGCATTCGTCGGACCGTTCATTCTCCGGCGTTTGAAGTCGCAGGTTTTGAAGGATTTGCCGGATAAGATCGAAAACGTCATCACCGTCCAGCTTGAGGGGGAGCAGCGTCGGCTTTACGCCGCGCTCGAGCAGCAGCTGCGTGCCACGCTCAACAAGCAGCGCGACATCGAATACAAGACCGGCAAGATTCAGATCTTGGCCCAGCTCACCCGCCTGCGTCAGGCCTGCTGCGACCCGCGACTGCTGTTCAGCAATGTCGGCAGCAACGTCGTTAAGAAGGACGCGCACGTTTGGGGAGCTCCGAGTCGCGAGATTGAACGAGCCGATGACGAGCCGATTGACGAGCTCAGCGAGACCGCAGATGCCTCGGTGAACGCGATTGTAGGTAAAGGGGATTCTGCGGGGCTCAACGCTTCGGGCACCTCGAAAGCCGGCACTCCCACCAAGCCTCGCAAAGTCACGTCGGCCAAACTGGACGCCATCGAGGAACTGGTCTCCAGCTGTCAGGACGCCGGCCGCAAGATGCTAATTTTCTCCCAGTTCACGAGCTTCCTCGACCTGATCGCCGAGCGTCTGCGCAAGAATGGCGTCGCCTACAACGTCATCACCGGCGCCACCCCCAAGCGCAAGCGCCTCGAGCTGGTCGACCAGTTCAACTTTGATGACACTCCTGTCTTCCTGATTTCCCTGAAGGCCGGCAACACGGGCCTGAACCTCACGGGCGCCTGCGTGGTGGTGCACGCCGACCCGTGGTGGAACGCCGCCGCGCAGGAGCAGGCCACCGACCGCGCCCACCGCATCGGCCAGACCCAGGACGTCAATGTCTACCAGATCGTCGCCAAGGACACCATTGAGGAGCGCATCCTCAAGATGCAGCAGTCCAAGAGTGACCTTGCTCACCGTTTCGTTGACAAGGCCGGCACCGGCACCTCCGCCGGCATCTCGAACCTCACGAAGGACGACCTGTTGCAGTTGCTGGGATAAAGCTCTACACCCTGAGGTACGCGAGCGAACTGCTGCTAGCGTACCCCGTGTTGTTTCTGCGATTCTGCAATTAGCGTAAATAGAAATTAATTAGTATTTCTAAATATCTCTGTGTTGTTTGTTATTCGATATTGTGCCTCTGACTTCAATTAGAGATTGGCTAAATTCCCTAAGGCAAGTACGCTGTTGATAGTGTCTTCGAAGCTTCTGCTATTTGCGTAGGGATTTGCTTTAACATAAGGCTTCCAGATGTCCTGTTTGAGGTATTCAGAATTTTGAAGCGTGGAACAGATTTGTCGAAAATTATTTATTTCTGCAAGGGATCCACGATGGTTTGCTGTATTGGTAATTGCTTGTCTGAGAGTGTGCGGGTCGAGATTTTCGCTGTAACGACGATATAGAATATCGAGATCGTAAAAATCGCGGGCTCGCCCATTTTCTGTGCCGCGGCGCATGATGGTTTCGAATTTCTCTGCGATGAGGGTTTCGATGGGATAGGCTTTGAGCTGGATCGTCTTGTTTTCGAATAGTGTTCGATACCCATAGTCGACGGGTTCGGGAGTGATGGCATCTCCGGTTGTCAGGTCTAATTTCAGAGGTGCGTTGATGCGGCCGAATCGTGCGTGCAGATGTGCTCTAAAATCTGCATACACGTCATGCTCTCGAATGGGTTCCAATCGTTCGAATGAGAATGAGAATCCGTCATCCAAATCAATATTGCAAATCTGTTCGATGACTTGCGTTAGTCGTGTTTCTTCCATCTTGATTCCGAGGATCGTTGCGTCCAAGTCCATAGTCGTACGACTGGAAATTCCTGAAAGCGAGGAAACGAGAAGACCGCCCTTGATGATGAATTTGTCCGAGTAGTTGCTATGGGATAGTCGTTCAAGAAAGTGATCAAAGATAACCATTTGCAGCACTTCCTGCGCTGACAGATGGTTTCTCTGTGCCAGGCTTCGTACTTTGCCGCGTAAGCTGGCATCCTTGTTTTGGTTCATAGCAGTACCTCGGTGTATCTGTGCAACTCTTTTTCTACTTTTAATAGTTTTGCATATCGTGACAATTTTTTCATGTCGTTTGGGTCGGAGAAGTAGCGTTTCAGGGCATCGCTAAAAAGCTGGATGTCAATGTTGTTTGAGTTCCTCGCCTTGAGAACATCGCAAATGCAGCGCTCTTTGTCGTAGGTTGGTACTGTATTCCCCGCTGGTGTTTTTGCTTTGCTCAGACCGACGGGATATTTTTCTTTTCTTACCGTATGGAAACGAATATTCGGGAATTCCTTGCATGCGGTGCGTGGCATATATCCTTCGGGAACAGTCAAATCGATGATGTGTGGCGTACGGTCGCTGAGGTCATGCAACCAGAGTGCAGTGCCATACGAAATGACGCATCGTTTCCAGCGTTTGGTGATAGTCGCTAAATCGTCAATTGAAACTTTGGGTAATGACCAGATTCCTCGCGTTTCGTTGACAATTTCGCCTTTTCGGTTCAAATAAGTCAGGAATCCCGGCGAAAATCCGGCATTGATTATCTCGGAAGTAGAGAGGGTGCCGCCTCTGTTGTTTAGCAGTTTCAGTAGTTCGTCGGTTCGTTTCATATGTTCCTTATTGTAGTATATACAATAACTTTTAAAATAATTTGTATATTCTACAATACCAGATTTATATGAGAACGAAGTTAAGGCCGGTAACACGGGCCTGAACCTCACGGGCGCCTGCGTGGTGGTGCACGCCGACCCGTGGTGGAATGCCGCCGCGCAGGAGCAAGCCACCGACCGCGCCCACCGCATCGGCCAGACCCAGGACGTCAACGTCTACCAGATCGTCGCCAAGGACAGATCAAGGAGCGTATCCTCAAAATGCAGCAGTCCAAGAGCGACCTGGCCCACCGTTTCGTCGACAAGGCCGGCACCGGCACCTCCGCCGGCATCTCAAAACTGACGAAGGACGATTTACTGCAGTTGCTGGGGTGAGAAGGAAAGGTATTGATTTACTGCGCGTTCAAGAAAGGAATCGTGCGTGTGTACTTTTGTAACCGTTGATCCGAGGTCGCAAGCAAATACAGGCCAGGCCTGATACCGCAATCTTGTGGCACGCAACTGTAGATACGTACCCAGGTGTTATCGAACACATCGGTGAATTTCAATGCGATCAACGCATGGTTATCGCTTTTTGAATCGAAGAAGGCGGGACTTGGCAATTCCTCCTGACTGCTTTTCCGGACAGGATAATTCCATGAAGAATACCTTAAGTTTCCTGTAGTTGGTTTTGGAGAAATAAGCCATGTGCCGGGAAGTAGGGTCCGCCAAGGTTTTTGTGTTTTCGGAGCGACGTGTAAATCCTCACAATCGAGTTGTGTGTCGTGTGCCGTATCGAGTTCAGGCCATTGCACATGAACCTGTATGTCTCGTATAACGCCTTCGCTGCCGTTCACGATGCAGATTTTCCAACCTTCTTTGCTTCGAGTAATCCAGGAATCCACGAGAAATGCGTTGTGGCGTAGCGAATAATATCTGTCCTCGATTCGAGCCTCATTGTTCCGTTTTGAATCTTTGTACATTTGGAACGCGGGAATCGCCACTGCGACGAATACGGCTAATATCGTGCCTATCGCTTGAATCCAGTCAGCCATGTCATCAATCTTTCGCTAGAGTTTATATTACAAAAACAAAGTATGACAATTTGTGGACATTTTTTATTCTGTTTTGATAATTCCTGCCAACGATAATAGTTTCAATCCGAAAGGGTTAATGATTATCGTATCGATTGAACTGCTGATTCAGGTGTTTTTGCACCAAGCTGTTGTGAAGACTGTCGGTTTTTGCAGCGGGTTCAGCGTCTATAAGAGACTTCAGTAACTTCAAACCCTGATTTTCATCATCATTTAGTCATTTCACTCAAGCCATCACTTACGAACGTGAATGTAACATTCAGCTAGTCGACAGCAGTGTTTTAGCTCAGATGTATTGGGTAGGTCTGAGGCAACGTCCTCTTGCAACAGGCCGTAGCCCCAAGCATTCTCGAGCTGACAGGAGATGATCTCCTGTCCCAGATTTTCAAAGACACGCAGTATAAGTTTGCGAAATATGCTGTTTCTTGAAATACATATGCTTTTGGATAATACTTATGTAGGAAAGTTTAAAAAATGGTCGAAGGAGAATCAGTGAAAAAGTCTTCTGTAATCTTGGGGATGCTTATAGCTTTTGCGGTTGTATTCCCTTTGCTTCCACTTTCTTGGGATGGAATGAATTTTCATTGGAGTGGTTGGTCGGAATGGTGGGCTTTTGGAACGTTCCTTGTGGCCATATTTGCTCTCATCGTTGCGTTCAAAGAATATAAGACTCATGTTGAGGAACAAAACTCTCGTATTAAAGAAAAAATTCAAGAAGAGAAGAGGCATGATAGGGAAGTTTGGGATACTTTAAGAGCCTATGTCGAAGTTTCCTACGTCTTTGATAAGCGTGGAGCAGTAATGGTGAGTGTGGCTAATGTCGGGAATACCTCAGCCACAGATATCAATGTTTCATTTGATCCAGAGATTAAAGCTCCTCCTCCAGAGGAGCCCAATGACAAAATAGCAGAGTACTTTTCTCGATTTCGTAGTCGCGCAATAAGTTCTATTGCGCCTCATTCGAGATTTTTATTTATTCTAGATGTTAATAACGAAGTGCAACAGCACATAGATAGCGGCATATTAGTTCGTAAAACAGTTGCTACAGTGAAATATAAAGATACGAGGGGTCAAACATACGCGGATAAATTTGTTTTGGATTTTGATGATTGGCTCGGGGCTATAGAGGAAAAGACCAGCGGAGACCTTATTCATGATGAATTAAGAAAAATCGGTAATGACATCTCTGACTTGGCTAAATTAAAGCGTTGACCATTTAGTTAAAAACTAGGGGTAAACCAAGAAGTTGTAAAAGAAAGAATAAATCTATTTTTTAATTTAGTCGGCATTAAGTTTTTTAAAAATTTGGGAGTCCGAGTGTAATGAACATCAACTGGGAATCTACTTTATCTGTTGTTACCGCGCTAACAGCTGTATTGGCATTAGGGTTATCATTATTTCAAATATGGCTCAGCAACAAACAACAGCTTTTTACGAAACGGGTTGATTTGTGGCTAAAGCTTGACACTTTACTTAAACTTTACGGCTCCAACCGGAAATCTATTCGACATGAATATGAGGAAGGAAAGGCTGGAACTGTTCTATTCGCCAACGATCTTGATTTCATATTTTTAACTAACTCAGCAGATTTTAATGCCATGGCTGGTGCAATTCATAAGCCACTTGACAATGAAGAACAGTCTTATTTTTTGACTGAACTAGAAGAAATCCGGAAAACTGCAGTTGAGTGCGAGTTCTTATTCAAAGGAGAATTAGCTAAGTCCTTTAGCGCTTTTGTCAATAGTTATGTAGATGTCCTTTTTGCAATGTATCAGTATCAGATTGTCATTAACCGTATGGAAGAGGATGCACAAGAAAAGGAATATAATCTAGAACGAGCGCTTGAAGAAAACAATGAACCCCAGGTAAGAAAAGGCTTAGTGCAAAAGCTGAGAGAACTTGACAACTGTTATGAGTTAA
This window encodes:
- a CDS encoding DEAD/DEAH box helicase encodes the protein MDWHASVYGSRTGSSGGFGLGSGSDNDTFGGIADSDGGVTFGANEPAVPEKVLRQRGGKAFYRAYEVISSGRMHNLTCTPGEDGTLLAASVEPADEFADDYAVSARIDENHGEIIDSDCTCPAFGRFGAICKHVIALIMQYNDTPQKFEELGNGLEVSGSRSGARLGARQRKVVRRTSRVLRSFMQQEDSALEEQAKNRQLDLLKEVSSRASGDIGSGVALSRHMPIGSVVLRPMLENSGRDWYLRLHIAVPSKGISYVVKDVRALVEAVQRREFVTYGKKLAFVHSRDSFDERSRSILAILGRAIEIRKSVSGDYEFYQSKAEAQEMRLSDDETAELLDLFVDADVTLDYVPLHGNFASAIPVRVVDGDPDLGLEVVRADNEDGGEGDTALSQRKSMRQNNIETSQKSGYVIRHSLNIQKFIIGRGSSFVVVGSPDSNHAFSLDTPEIHRCSSAMTTNRNLLGVLCTGDERGDLYLSSDDIEEFSRTVLPALDPVPADSGDGIGEASSADNSEDANNAGDVGDNNQSVNNSVSGDINSDALSQSDTGTTASDGLSQNRTEHTSDTNSKVTDDFTPATSRGTSHHGIAVKLPPELIKMRRVPCHIEMYLDRDRNGITCDVQARYGDERFHVFSGIGPNEPVARDRETERLAVEAVRQYFPMPDGPIARIAEDNDKAIYKLLNEGLPVLRGLGEVFSTPSFDGLTSSPHPVFKIGLSIKSGLVEISPIADEIDPSEVPALLNSYRKRRKFHRLRNGAFVNMADVDTSKLDEVSSDLGLKPVDLDSGAVSVPAYEAYYLDNEAEDEDKSDEFRSYLNDLRVIDPKTYKVPQSLAHVLRPYQVEGFRWLNAVADKGFGGILADEMGLGKTVQMLSYLVSRRDEQRQIGPNLIVCPASLVYNWAAECAKFAPELNVQVLAGSKAARRATLKNTKAWYEGRKVDDISVVSDSKQNKNDGWQGADSPQPIDDGETDATQWTAPDVLITSYDLLRRDIDDYDGLECYCMTLDEAQYIKNHATKSAHAVRTVTARHRFALTGTPIENRLSELWSIFDFLMPGMLGAYKHFRDRFEMPILSGDENAQAKLQAFVGPFILRRLKSQVLKDLPDKIENVITVQLEGEQRRLYAALEQQLRATLNKQRDIEYKTGKIQILAQLTRLRQACCDPRLLFSNVGSNVVKKDAHVWGAPSREIERADDEPIDELSETADASVNAIVGKGDSAGLNASGTSKAGTPTKPRKVTSAKLDAIEELVSSCQDAGRKMLIFSQFTSFLDLIAERLRKNGVAYNVITGATPKRKRLELVDQFNFDDTPVFLISLKAGNTGLNLTGACVVVHADPWWNAAAQEQATDRAHRIGQTQDVNVYQIVAKDTIEERILKMQQSKSDLAHRFVDKAGTGTSAGISNLTKDDLLQLLG
- a CDS encoding nucleotidyl transferase AbiEii/AbiGii toxin family protein, which codes for MNQNKDASLRGKVRSLAQRNHLSAQEVLQMVIFDHFLERLSHSNYSDKFIIKGGLLVSSLSGISSRTTMDLDATILGIKMEETRLTQVIEQICNIDLDDGFSFSFERLEPIREHDVYADFRAHLHARFGRINAPLKLDLTTGDAITPEPVDYGYRTLFENKTIQLKAYPIETLIAEKFETIMRRGTENGRARDFYDLDILYRRYSENLDPHTLRQAITNTANHRGSLAEINNFRQICSTLQNSEYLKQDIWKPYVKANPYANSRSFEDTINSVLALGNLANL
- a CDS encoding C-terminal helicase domain-containing protein; its protein translation is MVVHADPWWNAAAQEQATDRAHRIGQTQDVNVYQIVAKDRSRSVSSKCSSPRATWPTVSSTRPAPAPPPASQN